A window of the Streptomyces sp. NBC_01351 genome harbors these coding sequences:
- a CDS encoding acetyltransferase: MSPGRADGRADGRTHGRPDTEDLLIVGAGGFARETAQAVRDVAAADVARGRPPRWRLAGHLDDDASLHGRDVDGVPVLGGCERVHELWEARVVVCVGSPRDYAVRARLVRRLGLPVHRYATVVHPTAVVSDSSMLGVGSVLLAHVVLTAAVRVGSHVAVMPQVVLTHDDAVGDFATLASGARLGGGVRVRRGAYVGAGALVRECAEVGAWSLTGMGSTVLADVPAGEVWAGTPARRLRQAAGPALAELARDAEAPDGPAADAPVPGRASAHRTENGTGRWPETRIAGDTMGSPVA, translated from the coding sequence ATGAGCCCCGGGCGCGCCGACGGGCGGGCCGACGGTCGGACGCACGGCCGGCCGGACACCGAGGACCTGCTGATCGTCGGCGCGGGCGGCTTCGCGCGCGAGACCGCGCAGGCGGTACGGGACGTGGCCGCCGCGGACGTGGCGCGGGGCCGGCCCCCGCGCTGGCGGCTCGCCGGGCACCTCGACGACGACGCCTCCCTGCACGGCCGGGACGTGGACGGTGTGCCGGTGCTGGGGGGCTGCGAGCGGGTGCACGAGCTGTGGGAAGCCCGGGTGGTGGTCTGCGTCGGCAGTCCGCGCGACTACGCGGTCCGCGCCCGGCTGGTGCGGCGCCTGGGGCTGCCCGTGCACCGCTACGCGACGGTGGTCCACCCCACGGCGGTGGTGTCGGACTCCTCGATGCTCGGCGTGGGTTCGGTGTTGCTCGCGCACGTCGTCCTGACCGCCGCCGTCCGGGTCGGGTCGCACGTGGCGGTGATGCCGCAGGTGGTCCTCACCCACGACGACGCCGTGGGGGACTTCGCCACGCTCGCCTCGGGGGCCCGCCTGGGCGGCGGGGTGCGGGTGCGGCGGGGCGCCTATGTGGGTGCGGGTGCGCTGGTCCGGGAGTGCGCCGAGGTGGGCGCCTGGTCCCTGACCGGTATGGGCAGCACCGTCCTGGCGGATGTCCCCGCCGGGGAGGTCTGGGCCGGTACCCCGGCCCGCCGCCTGCGTCAGGCGGCGGGCCCCGCTCTCGCCGAACTGGCCCGCGACGCGGAGGCGCCGGACGGGCCTGCTGCGGACGCGCCGGTGCCCGGACGGGCATCGGCGCACCGCACGGAGAACGGCACCGGCCGGTGGCCGGAGACACGGATCGCCGGAGACACGATGGGGAGTCCAGTCGCATGA
- a CDS encoding acyl carrier protein, with the protein MTISAQESVIDVITELLTETLEVPAEEVRANAPMRVLLEDSLLVVELAIAVEDRLGVKIDEKEFQDSTLAEFAELVAARRAAG; encoded by the coding sequence GTGACCATTTCCGCGCAGGAGTCCGTCATCGACGTGATCACCGAACTGCTCACCGAGACGCTCGAAGTGCCGGCCGAGGAGGTGCGGGCGAACGCGCCGATGCGCGTCCTGCTGGAGGATTCGCTCCTCGTCGTCGAGCTGGCCATCGCCGTGGAGGACAGGCTGGGCGTCAAGATCGACGAGAAGGAGTTCCAGGACTCCACGCTCGCGGAGTTCGCCGAACTCGTCGCGGCCCGCCGGGCGGCCGGCTGA
- a CDS encoding DegT/DnrJ/EryC1/StrS family aminotransferase has translation MSAGDRIPVMVPWLGEEEARAAADAVLSGWVAQGPRVSEFERAFAERVGAEHGIAVSSCTTALHLALIALELGPGDEVVVPSLSFIATANAVRYVGARPVFADVEEATGNLTPATVDAVRTPRTKAVLAVHQGGVPADVHALRAACADWDLSLVEDAACGIGATVGGKSVGQGALLAAWSFHPRKVITTGEGGMLTTDDAEWAQRLRRLREHGMNVSAAERHASGKPIVESYLEVGYNYRMTDIQAAVGLVQLGKLDEIVARRRALAARYTELLAEVPGLTPVRDPGYGQGNFQSYWVLPAEDFPVGRDALLAALAQAGVSARRGIMASHLEPAYAGHGSAPLPVTERISRDSLILPLFHTMTHAQQDRVVAVLREQAGG, from the coding sequence ATGAGCGCCGGGGACCGCATCCCCGTGATGGTGCCGTGGCTGGGCGAGGAGGAAGCGCGGGCCGCCGCCGACGCGGTGCTCTCCGGCTGGGTCGCCCAGGGCCCGCGGGTCTCCGAGTTCGAGCGGGCCTTCGCCGAGCGGGTGGGCGCGGAGCACGGCATCGCGGTGAGCTCGTGCACCACCGCCCTACACCTGGCGCTGATCGCGCTGGAGCTGGGCCCGGGCGACGAGGTGGTCGTACCCTCCCTGTCGTTCATCGCGACGGCCAACGCGGTGCGCTACGTGGGCGCGCGGCCGGTCTTCGCGGACGTGGAGGAGGCCACCGGCAACCTGACCCCGGCCACCGTCGACGCGGTCCGCACCCCCCGTACCAAGGCGGTGCTCGCCGTCCACCAGGGCGGGGTGCCCGCGGACGTGCACGCGCTGCGCGCGGCCTGCGCCGACTGGGACCTCTCGCTGGTGGAGGACGCGGCCTGCGGCATCGGCGCGACCGTCGGCGGCAAGTCCGTGGGCCAGGGGGCGCTGCTCGCGGCCTGGTCCTTCCACCCGCGCAAGGTGATCACCACCGGCGAGGGCGGCATGCTGACCACGGACGACGCCGAGTGGGCGCAGCGGCTGCGGCGGCTGCGCGAGCACGGGATGAACGTGTCCGCGGCGGAGCGGCACGCGAGCGGGAAGCCGATCGTCGAGAGCTATCTGGAGGTCGGCTACAACTACCGGATGACCGACATCCAGGCCGCGGTGGGCCTGGTGCAGTTGGGCAAGCTGGACGAGATCGTGGCCCGGCGCCGGGCGCTGGCCGCCCGCTACACGGAGCTGCTGGCCGAGGTCCCCGGGCTCACCCCGGTGCGGGATCCCGGTTACGGCCAGGGCAACTTCCAGTCGTACTGGGTGCTGCCGGCCGAGGACTTCCCGGTCGGCCGGGACGCGCTGCTGGCCGCGCTCGCACAGGCCGGGGTCTCGGCCCGGCGCGGGATCATGGCCTCGCACCTGGAGCCGGCGTACGCGGGCCACGGTTCGGCCCCGCTCCCGGTGACGGAGCGGATCAGCCGGGACTCGCTGATCCTGCCGCTGTTCCACACCATGACGCACGCCCAGCAGGACCGCGTGGTGGCGGTGCTCCGCGAACAGGCGGGCGGATGA
- a CDS encoding DUF2278 family protein — protein sequence MPFDHYGVLAGTLSQHFRDTPDDEGAWFHVNLRVDAPDGRYKCAVDVDSHDSATGVQWRSFTVDASMLGPVAALPQGYHELARTSSSGALDYLRHPALRDRPAWPAWLPSWLREILDGWVRPTRPWTSGSNLDAALALEQILVVGRPVLVFGEPFSAGLGMHNIHQNQGDPFGSPWWDENGIWQDGATLTRRPDGRYDVFLNRFSTQKDHTDSDGHPI from the coding sequence ATGCCATTCGACCACTACGGTGTGCTGGCCGGGACCCTGTCGCAGCACTTCCGCGACACCCCCGACGACGAGGGTGCGTGGTTCCACGTCAACCTCCGCGTGGACGCTCCGGACGGGCGGTACAAGTGCGCCGTCGACGTGGACAGCCACGACTCGGCGACCGGTGTGCAGTGGCGGTCCTTCACCGTCGACGCCTCGATGCTCGGGCCTGTGGCCGCACTGCCGCAGGGCTACCACGAGCTGGCGCGCACGTCCTCGTCCGGAGCGCTGGACTACCTGCGGCACCCGGCCCTGCGGGACCGCCCGGCGTGGCCCGCGTGGCTGCCGTCGTGGCTGCGGGAGATCCTGGACGGGTGGGTCCGGCCCACGCGCCCCTGGACCTCGGGGTCCAATCTCGACGCCGCCCTCGCGCTCGAACAGATCCTCGTCGTCGGACGGCCGGTCCTCGTCTTCGGCGAGCCGTTCTCCGCGGGCCTGGGCATGCACAACATCCACCAGAACCAGGGCGACCCGTTCGGCAGCCCGTGGTGGGACGAGAACGGCATCTGGCAGGACGGCGCGACGCTGACCCGCCGCCCCGACGGCCGCTACGACGTGTTCCTGAACAGGTTCTCCACCCAGAAGGACCACACGGACTCCGACGGGCACCCGATCTAG
- a CDS encoding MFS transporter, with the protein MYLADRSAPAGAKTAPGPGPGRTPAVASTVFALGTVSLITDISSEMVTAVLPLYLIVGLGLSPLGFGALDGVYNGVSAFVQLTGGHLADRVRNHKLIAGLGYGLSALCKPLLLLAHSAGPVAVVLALERTGKGLRTAPRDALISLSTPPELQGRAFGVHRAMDTTGALLGPLAAFFILSAAVGGYDAVFGVSACVALLGVVVLVLFVPGRTDPLAPAAAAGPAAPAVPAAPAAPAAPAVGVREALALLRLPRLRALALCAALLGLTTVSDAFLYLFLQSRTGIGEHWFPLLPLGTAAVFLLLAVPAGALADRIGRRTVFLAGHALLLAAYGLLLWAPDWPALPFLVLALHGVFYAATDGVLPAAVAATVPGDLRGTGLALVGTGQALARVACSLAFGGAWTLWGPGPALAAAAAGLLCCATVAGFVLRDPRATPRTDPTRRPGGTTR; encoded by the coding sequence ATGTATCTCGCGGACCGCTCCGCCCCCGCCGGGGCGAAGACCGCGCCGGGCCCAGGCCCCGGGCGGACCCCGGCGGTGGCTTCCACCGTCTTCGCGCTGGGCACGGTCAGCCTGATCACCGACATCTCCTCGGAGATGGTCACCGCCGTCCTGCCGCTCTACCTCATCGTCGGGCTCGGCCTGAGCCCCCTCGGTTTCGGCGCCCTCGACGGCGTCTACAACGGGGTCAGCGCCTTCGTCCAGCTCACCGGCGGACACCTCGCCGACCGGGTGCGGAACCACAAGCTGATCGCCGGGCTCGGCTACGGCCTGTCCGCCCTGTGCAAACCGCTGCTGCTGCTCGCCCACAGCGCGGGCCCCGTGGCGGTGGTCCTCGCGCTGGAACGCACCGGCAAGGGGCTGCGCACCGCCCCGCGCGACGCTCTGATCTCCCTGTCCACGCCACCGGAGCTGCAGGGGCGCGCCTTCGGTGTGCACCGGGCGATGGACACCACCGGAGCGCTGCTCGGCCCTCTCGCCGCCTTCTTCATCCTGAGCGCGGCGGTCGGCGGCTACGACGCAGTCTTCGGGGTGAGCGCCTGCGTGGCCCTGCTCGGCGTGGTCGTGCTCGTGCTGTTCGTCCCGGGTAGGACGGACCCCCTTGCCCCTGCCGCCGCTGCCGGCCCAGCCGCCCCAGCCGTTCCTGCAGCCCCCGCTGCTCCCGCCGCTCCCGCCGTCGGCGTGCGCGAGGCCCTGGCCCTGCTGAGGCTGCCCAGACTGCGCGCCCTGGCGCTCTGCGCCGCCCTGCTCGGGCTCACCACCGTCAGCGACGCCTTCCTCTACCTGTTCCTGCAGAGCCGCACCGGGATCGGAGAGCACTGGTTCCCGCTGCTGCCGCTGGGCACCGCGGCGGTGTTCCTGCTGCTGGCCGTACCGGCGGGGGCCCTCGCCGACCGGATCGGGCGGCGCACCGTGTTCCTCGCCGGGCACGCCCTCCTCCTCGCCGCGTACGGGCTCCTGCTGTGGGCCCCCGACTGGCCGGCCCTGCCCTTCCTCGTCCTCGCCCTGCACGGGGTCTTCTACGCGGCCACCGACGGGGTGCTGCCCGCCGCCGTCGCCGCCACCGTCCCCGGGGACCTGCGGGGCACCGGCCTGGCACTCGTCGGGACCGGCCAGGCCCTGGCCCGGGTCGCCTGCTCGCTGGCCTTCGGCGGGGCCTGGACCCTCTGGGGCCCCGGCCCGGCACTCGCCGCCGCGGCGGCCGGACTGCTGTGCTGCGCGACCGTCGCCGGCTTCGTCCTGCGCGACCCGCGCGCCACACCTCGTACCGACCCGACCCGACGCCCGGGAGGAACCACCCGATGA
- a CDS encoding DUF1876 domain-containing protein has translation MTHAEEWKVGVYLTEEDGTTKARAVLDNGKTTMVGRGKARCNPQDVEVPAIGDELAASRAMRDLAGQLMRAADRDLAAVGAVPDPPRTGYGWPDDTGPAR, from the coding sequence ATGACACACGCCGAGGAGTGGAAGGTGGGCGTCTACCTGACCGAGGAGGACGGCACCACCAAGGCCCGGGCCGTGCTCGACAACGGGAAGACGACGATGGTCGGCCGCGGCAAGGCGCGCTGCAACCCGCAGGACGTGGAGGTCCCCGCGATCGGCGACGAGCTGGCGGCGAGCCGGGCGATGCGCGACCTGGCCGGTCAGCTGATGCGGGCCGCGGACCGGGACCTGGCCGCGGTCGGAGCCGTACCCGACCCGCCGCGCACCGGCTACGGCTGGCCGGACGACACGGGCCCGGCCCGGTAG
- a CDS encoding glycosyltransferase, which yields MTSIVIPAHNEGRVIGRLLDALLADSADGSDIVVVCNGCTDDTAEVAGARGPRVRVVDIPTPSKHTALRVGDEHARGFPRLYVDADVVLGADGVRALVAALDGTPEFLAAAPGRDIPLAGCAWPVRAYYRVWQRLPAVREGLFGRGVIAVTEAGHARIAALPPLMADDLAASLAFGRGERTVVESARVVVHPPRTWSDLVKRKVRAATSSAELEHVQAPQAPQAPQPQQPQAPQSTHAAPSARTGTADLRALLRADPRLLPEVVVFVVAALAARRGSRKAIRDGDFSTWLRDESSRQDTGSA from the coding sequence GTGACCAGCATCGTGATCCCGGCCCACAACGAGGGCCGGGTCATCGGCCGGCTCCTCGACGCGCTCCTGGCGGACAGCGCCGACGGGAGCGACATCGTCGTCGTGTGCAACGGCTGTACGGACGACACCGCCGAGGTGGCGGGCGCGCGCGGCCCGCGCGTCCGCGTGGTCGACATACCGACTCCCTCCAAGCACACGGCACTTCGGGTCGGCGACGAGCACGCGCGCGGTTTCCCCCGGCTCTACGTGGACGCCGACGTCGTCCTCGGCGCCGACGGCGTACGGGCCCTCGTCGCCGCGCTCGACGGGACCCCGGAGTTCCTCGCCGCCGCCCCCGGCCGGGACATCCCGCTGGCCGGCTGCGCCTGGCCGGTCCGGGCGTACTACCGGGTGTGGCAGCGGCTCCCGGCCGTCCGCGAGGGGCTGTTCGGCCGGGGGGTCATCGCCGTGACCGAGGCGGGGCACGCGCGGATCGCCGCGCTGCCGCCGCTCATGGCCGACGACCTGGCCGCGTCGCTGGCCTTCGGGCGGGGGGAGCGGACCGTGGTCGAGTCGGCCCGGGTCGTCGTCCACCCGCCGCGCACCTGGTCCGACCTGGTCAAGCGGAAGGTCCGCGCGGCGACCTCCTCCGCCGAGCTGGAACACGTACAGGCGCCACAGGCGCCACAGGCACCCCAGCCCCAGCAGCCCCAGGCCCCGCAGTCGACGCACGCGGCGCCGTCCGCGCGCACCGGCACCGCCGATCTGCGCGCCCTGCTGCGCGCCGACCCGCGGCTGCTCCCGGAGGTGGTGGTGTTCGTCGTGGCGGCCCTCGCCGCCCGCAGGGGGTCCCGCAAGGCCATCCGGGACGGGGACTTCTCCACCTGGCTGCGGGACGAGAGCAGCCGGCAGGACACGGGGAGCGCCTGA
- a CDS encoding lysophospholipid acyltransferase family protein has protein sequence MSESLTDLLEAAAVELRLVRRLFGEAGEIAWDRALDWLVDDYFRLDVLGLENVPAEGPAVLVANHSGAWGLDAFVLVKVLTRNLRRSLHVPAAPLTFRFPVLGPYARKMGAFPIDPTLGLEHLNAGELVGVFPEGIAGLENPVHERYRLRPFSPGFAVTAVRAGAPVVPVAIVGAEEAYPKLGEIPALARLFDLPYFPLTPAFPLPSKWLITIGEPIEAPARPASLAERSAAARTLCAEAQAAVQGMLDHEVGRRDTPFW, from the coding sequence ATGTCCGAAAGCCTGACCGATTTGCTGGAAGCGGCCGCAGTCGAATTGCGGCTGGTCCGGCGGCTGTTCGGCGAGGCGGGCGAGATCGCGTGGGACCGGGCCCTCGACTGGCTCGTCGACGACTACTTCCGGCTGGACGTCCTGGGCTTGGAGAACGTGCCGGCCGAGGGTCCCGCGGTGCTCGTGGCGAACCACTCCGGCGCCTGGGGACTGGACGCCTTCGTCCTCGTCAAGGTCCTTACCCGCAATCTGCGCCGCTCGCTGCACGTTCCGGCGGCTCCCCTGACGTTCCGCTTCCCGGTGCTCGGCCCGTACGCGCGCAAAATGGGCGCGTTTCCGATCGACCCGACCCTCGGACTGGAACATTTGAACGCGGGGGAACTCGTAGGGGTGTTTCCCGAGGGAATCGCCGGTCTGGAAAATCCCGTTCACGAACGCTACCGGCTGCGCCCCTTCAGCCCCGGATTCGCGGTGACCGCCGTCCGCGCGGGCGCCCCCGTCGTGCCGGTGGCGATCGTCGGCGCCGAGGAGGCGTACCCCAAGCTCGGGGAGATCCCGGCCCTGGCACGCCTCTTCGACCTGCCCTACTTCCCGCTCACCCCGGCGTTCCCGCTGCCCTCGAAGTGGCTCATCACCATCGGCGAGCCGATCGAGGCGCCCGCGCGGCCCGCGTCCCTCGCCGAGCGTTCGGCCGCGGCCCGCACCCTCTGCGCCGAGGCCCAGGCAGCCGTGCAGGGCATGCTCGACCACGAGGTCGGCCGCCGCGACACTCCCTTCTGGTAG
- a CDS encoding TolB family protein codes for MTLSPKRRLLVLAVAVLLLGGAATAMVLRAAARAEQPQQGGPAVTAGQVTLTRPGALALLNTAQGPHRGTLVSVPAENPRGDRTASDLSCQRFHASAGTGVCLRSTPGALAQDNQALIVDADLRTVRSFPLAGTPSRARVSPSGRFAAWTVFVAGESYGAAFFSTRTAIVDTRTWQLEPDLEKFTVLMDGKKYSSADVNFWGVTFSKDDDTFYATLGTNNQTHLVKGSISGRSVTTLAQNVECPSLSPDETRVAYKKRVQRGASLWREHVLDLRTLREQPLAEKHSVDDQAVWLDDRTLAYALPTEGAVESTDLWTVPADGSGSPRVLAPGASSPARLG; via the coding sequence ATGACGCTCTCGCCGAAGCGCCGCCTGCTCGTCCTCGCCGTGGCGGTCCTGCTCCTCGGCGGCGCCGCCACCGCGATGGTGCTGCGCGCCGCCGCCCGGGCCGAGCAGCCGCAGCAGGGCGGCCCCGCCGTCACCGCCGGCCAGGTCACGCTCACCCGCCCGGGCGCGCTGGCCCTGCTCAACACCGCCCAGGGCCCGCACCGCGGCACCCTCGTCTCCGTCCCGGCCGAGAACCCCCGGGGCGACCGCACCGCCTCCGACCTCAGCTGTCAGCGCTTCCACGCCTCCGCGGGCACCGGCGTGTGCCTGCGCTCCACCCCGGGCGCCCTCGCGCAGGACAACCAGGCCCTGATCGTCGACGCCGACCTGCGCACCGTACGCAGCTTCCCCCTCGCGGGCACCCCGAGCCGGGCCCGGGTCTCCCCGAGCGGCAGGTTCGCCGCGTGGACGGTCTTCGTCGCGGGGGAGTCGTACGGCGCCGCGTTCTTCTCCACCCGTACCGCCATCGTGGACACCAGGACCTGGCAGCTGGAACCGGACCTGGAGAAGTTCACCGTCCTCATGGACGGCAAGAAGTACAGCTCGGCCGACGTGAACTTCTGGGGCGTCACCTTCTCCAAGGACGACGACACCTTCTACGCCACCCTCGGCACGAACAACCAGACCCATCTGGTCAAGGGGTCGATCTCCGGGCGGAGCGTCACCACCCTCGCGCAGAACGTCGAATGCCCGTCCCTGTCCCCGGACGAGACCCGCGTCGCCTACAAGAAGCGGGTGCAGCGGGGGGCTTCGCTGTGGCGCGAACACGTCCTGGACCTGCGGACCCTGCGCGAGCAGCCGCTCGCGGAGAAGCACAGCGTGGACGACCAGGCCGTATGGCTCGACGACCGCACCCTCGCCTACGCCCTGCCCACCGAGGGCGCCGTCGAGAGCACGGACCTGTGGACCGTCCCCGCCGACGGCAGCGGCAGCCCGCGCGTACTGGCCCCGGGTGCCTCCTCGCCGGCCCGCCTCGGCTGA
- a CDS encoding Gfo/Idh/MocA family protein, which produces MKDTAREAGRAPVAAGREPGGPLGVAVVGAGYWGPNLVRNFQSSPAFRLRWLCDLNVDRARQVLGGYSTVQATSDYAAVLADPEVDAVAVATPAGTHLDVALAALRAGKHVLVEKPLAATYEDGLKLVREAEERGLTLMCDHTYCYTPAVARIRDMVRSGELGDIQFVDSVRINLGLVQKDIDVLWDLAPHDLSVLDFILPDHVQPVAVAAHGADPIGAGQSCVAYLTLQLSTGAIAHVHVNWLSPTKVRTTMVGGSKRTLVWDDLNPSQRVAVFDRGVDLTAPQEIGEDERRDMLVSYRTGDMVAPALGEKEALRSMVEEFADAVRTGRPPLTDGRAGLKVLDILEAASRSLEFRGAVVGLRTGR; this is translated from the coding sequence GTGAAGGACACCGCGCGGGAGGCGGGGCGGGCCCCCGTCGCCGCAGGCCGGGAACCCGGGGGCCCGTTAGGCGTTGCCGTGGTCGGCGCGGGCTATTGGGGCCCCAACCTCGTCCGCAACTTCCAGTCCAGTCCGGCGTTCCGGCTGCGCTGGCTGTGCGACCTGAACGTGGACCGGGCCCGGCAGGTCCTCGGCGGGTACTCCACCGTCCAGGCGACATCCGATTACGCGGCCGTCCTCGCGGACCCGGAGGTGGACGCCGTCGCCGTGGCCACCCCCGCCGGGACGCACCTGGACGTGGCACTGGCCGCGCTGCGCGCCGGGAAGCACGTACTCGTGGAGAAGCCCCTCGCGGCCACCTACGAGGACGGACTGAAGCTCGTACGCGAGGCGGAGGAGCGCGGTCTCACGCTTATGTGCGACCACACGTACTGCTACACCCCGGCGGTGGCCCGGATCCGCGACATGGTCCGATCCGGGGAGCTCGGCGACATCCAGTTCGTCGACTCGGTCCGGATCAACCTGGGGCTGGTGCAGAAGGACATCGACGTCCTGTGGGACCTGGCCCCGCACGACCTGTCGGTCCTCGACTTCATCCTCCCCGACCACGTGCAGCCCGTCGCGGTCGCCGCCCACGGAGCCGATCCGATCGGGGCCGGGCAGTCCTGCGTGGCCTATCTGACGCTCCAGCTCAGCACCGGCGCCATCGCGCACGTGCACGTCAACTGGCTGTCCCCGACGAAGGTCCGCACCACCATGGTCGGCGGCTCCAAGCGGACGCTGGTGTGGGACGACCTCAACCCCTCCCAGCGGGTCGCGGTGTTCGACCGCGGGGTGGATCTGACCGCTCCTCAGGAGATCGGCGAGGACGAACGGCGCGACATGCTCGTCTCCTACCGGACCGGCGACATGGTGGCGCCCGCGCTCGGCGAGAAGGAAGCGCTGCGCAGCATGGTCGAGGAGTTCGCCGACGCGGTCCGGACGGGGCGGCCTCCGCTGACCGACGGCCGGGCGGGCCTGAAGGTGCTCGACATTCTGGAAGCGGCCTCGCGGAGCCTGGAGTTCCGTGGCGCGGTGGTCGGACTGCGCACCGGCCGTTGA
- a CDS encoding SDR family NAD(P)-dependent oxidoreductase, producing MSSVRGKRILVTGGAGTIGSHVVDLLVDNGAREVVVLDNFVRGRAANLARALPSGVVEVVEGDVRDVAAVRKATDGADLVFHLAAIRITQCAEEPRLANEVLVDGTFNVLEAAAAAGVGKVIASSSASVYGLAETFPTTERHHPYNNDTFYGAAKAFNEGMLRSFRAMYGLDYVALRYFNVYGPRMDIHGLYTEVLIRWMERIVAGEPPLILGDGTQTMDFVDVRDIARANLLAAESDLTDEVFNIASGTETSLLDLALGLLEAMDADGLAPVHGPARAVNGVTRRLADTSVAAERLGFTAEIDMRSGLRDLVDWWRSERAADAAATRGETPGATAGETR from the coding sequence TTGAGCAGCGTACGAGGCAAGAGGATTCTGGTCACCGGCGGGGCGGGGACCATCGGGTCGCACGTGGTGGACCTGCTGGTGGACAACGGGGCGCGCGAGGTCGTCGTACTCGACAACTTCGTCCGGGGGCGTGCCGCGAACCTGGCCCGCGCCCTGCCGAGCGGTGTGGTGGAGGTCGTCGAGGGCGACGTCCGTGACGTGGCCGCCGTGCGCAAGGCCACGGACGGCGCGGACCTGGTGTTCCACCTGGCCGCCATCCGGATCACCCAGTGCGCGGAGGAACCGCGGCTGGCGAACGAGGTACTGGTGGACGGCACGTTCAACGTGCTGGAGGCGGCGGCCGCCGCGGGGGTGGGCAAGGTGATCGCCTCGTCCTCGGCCTCGGTCTACGGGCTGGCGGAGACCTTCCCGACCACCGAGCGCCACCACCCGTACAACAACGACACCTTCTACGGCGCGGCGAAGGCCTTCAACGAGGGGATGCTGCGCAGTTTCCGCGCCATGTACGGGCTGGACTACGTCGCGCTGCGCTACTTCAACGTCTACGGGCCCCGGATGGACATCCACGGGCTGTACACCGAGGTGCTGATCCGCTGGATGGAGCGGATCGTCGCGGGCGAGCCGCCGCTGATCCTGGGCGACGGCACCCAGACCATGGACTTCGTCGACGTCAGGGACATCGCCAGGGCCAATCTGCTGGCCGCCGAATCGGATCTGACCGACGAGGTGTTCAACATCGCGAGCGGCACGGAGACGAGCCTGCTCGACCTCGCGCTCGGCCTGCTGGAGGCGATGGACGCTGACGGCCTGGCGCCGGTGCACGGGCCGGCCCGCGCCGTGAACGGGGTGACCCGGCGGCTCGCGGACACCTCGGTGGCCGCGGAACGCCTCGGCTTCACCGCGGAGATCGACATGCGGAGCGGGCTGCGGGACCTGGTGGACTGGTGGCGGTCGGAGCGCGCCGCCGACGCGGCCGCGACGCGTGGCGAGACCCCTGGCGCGACCGCTGGCGAGACCCGATGA